The following DNA comes from Candidatus Neomarinimicrobiota bacterium.
TGCAATAAGTGATCTGGTCTACTATTCCCTATCTTCAAAGGGTAAAAGACTCCGACCTATCCTATTAATACTTGTTGGTTCCGGTTTTGGGGCTGAATTAACTGATCTTATTCATCCAGCGCTTGCAATTGAAATTCTTCACACATTTACTCTTATCCATGATGATATAATGGATAGTGATTACTATAGGAGGGGAAGGGAGACCGTCCATAAAAAATTTGGAATTAACTCTGCTATACTTGCTGGTGATGCTTTGATGTCGTTAGCATTTAGGGAACTTGCAAAAGCTCCAAGGAATGTCTCTGGTTTGCTTGTTGAGGAGTTAAGTAATGCGATGCTAGAGATATGCGATGGTCAGCAAATGGATATGGATTTTGAAAAAAGATATGATATTTCTAAAAGTGAATATTTGAGAATGATTGAAAAAAAGACTGGTAGGTTAATTGCCACTGCCTGTAAATTTGGGGGTATTTTGGCAGTACAGAACGCTGAAATACTACAGAAGCTTGAAGAGTTCGGAAGACTCGTTGGTGTTGCATTTCAGATACAGGATGATTTACTTGAGGTAATTTCTACAGAAGAAAAAATGGGGAAAAGTTTAAAAAGTGATCTTGAAAGTGGGAAAAAGACATTTTTAGTTGTCGATTATATGGAAAAGCTGAGCGAATCAGAAAGGGTTAATTTTTGTGAATATTTGATTACTAATTCTGATAACAAAACAGTTATTATTGATCTATTTTCAGACTCTGGTACTATTCAAAACGCTGTAAACTTAATACGTGAATATTTAGAAAAGGCTAAATTGGCTATCGGAAACTTTCCCATAAATCTTAAAAGTGACTTGATAGCATTTATTGATTATTTATCAAACCGTCAAAACTGAATGATAAGAAAGAAAGTAAAGATTTTGAACAAATACGGACTACATACAAGACCTGCTACTGCTCTTGTAAATGAAGCGAGCAAATATGATTCCGAGATATATATTATATATAATGGTGTTCGAACAAATGCAAAGAGTATTCTCGGAATATTGATACTGGCAATTGAACCTGGTGCTGAGGTAGTAATAGAAGCCGATGGTCCTGACGAGAAAGAAGCAATGGAGGGTATAATAAGATTAATTGGCAATAAATTTAATATGGAATAAGAGATGAAAAAGCTGAAAGGGCACAAAATATCTCCAGGGGTATCTATAGGTCCTGTTTATTATGTTGAAA
Coding sequences within:
- a CDS encoding polyprenyl synthetase family protein; the encoded protein is MKDFEAKILNLREFIDNQMDSIAGNLVFDAISDLVYYSLSSKGKRLRPILLILVGSGFGAELTDLIHPALAIEILHTFTLIHDDIMDSDYYRRGRETVHKKFGINSAILAGDALMSLAFRELAKAPRNVSGLLVEELSNAMLEICDGQQMDMDFEKRYDISKSEYLRMIEKKTGRLIATACKFGGILAVQNAEILQKLEEFGRLVGVAFQIQDDLLEVISTEEKMGKSLKSDLESGKKTFLVVDYMEKLSESERVNFCEYLITNSDNKTVIIDLFSDSGTIQNAVNLIREYLEKAKLAIGNFPINLKSDLIAFIDYLSNRQN
- a CDS encoding HPr family phosphocarrier protein: MIRKKVKILNKYGLHTRPATALVNEASKYDSEIYIIYNGVRTNAKSILGILILAIEPGAEVVIEADGPDEKEAMEGIIRLIGNKFNME